The Parabacteroides timonensis region TGTTTGGTGATCCCAAATATGCAAAAGAAGAATTAATCGCAGAATTTACCGCTGCTGTCTCTTGCCGTTCTCTAGGTATCGTTTCCGGAATCCGGGAAGAAAACGCACAGTATTTAAAAAACTGGCTCGGAGCGATCAAAAAAGAACCTAAATTCCTCTATTCCGTATTAGTTGATGTAGGTAAGGCTAGCACTATGATTTTGAATGAAGTCTGCAAGTATGAGTTATTGAAGAAGGAAGAACAGGAAAAGCAACAGGAAGAATGTAAGCATATAGAGAATAAAAAAGTAGATGATAGCAAGGATTTTTCTGAAACCCGGAACGATGAAAAATTATCACCAGCTTTTAATATAGCTCTAGCAGCTGCGCTAGCCGGTTCGTTTAAGGAATTGGTTAACCTAAAGGAGCAGGGATATAAACTGTCTGCAAAGGAACTTGATACATTAAAGGATGCAGATCCGAAAATATATATTGCCGCACAGAATATATTTAATATAAAGTTGGATGATCCTACTCCTTCCCTACAATTTTCCGAATCAAAAAATAAAAATGAAGTCAAACAATTATCTTTAAATTTTTAGCGTATGTTTATAGGTCATGTTACGGGTTATCTTGGATCAGATGCCAAGAAAACACAGAAAGGTTGTTCATTCAATGTTTCCACTAAATACAAAGAGGGAAACGAAGAAAAAACGTTGTGGATCTGTTGTTTCTTAAATTACGAAACAAAGGTTGCGGAGTTTTTAAAAACAGGAACTATGGTTCATGTGTACGGGGAAATCACTGTCGGTATCTTTAAGCGTGATACTGGTGATACAGTCCCTTCAGTAACTATGAGTGTAGATAAGGTTCAATTACTCTCTAGCAAGAATAAAGAATAATGGAACCAGCAAAGAAGGAATTATCATTTGTCTTTATATTGCTTTCCGTAATAATCGGGGGCGTGATAATCTTTCAGTGGGTTTTGGTGAATGATCTTTGTTCACCAAGCCCAGCTATATTATTGCAGTTGGGAAAGCTTTTACGCAAAGCTATCATGTTTCGATTCCTATATGTAATATTACTAACAGGATTGGCTTTTCTGTTCCCGGTGCAAAAGAGAAAGGATGAGTCCTTAAAATATGCATATACAACCACTACATTAGTTTTAGCAATTGCTTTGATATTAGGATTCAGTAATGTTCTATCATGGTACAATTTACTAGTTTTTCCGATAGTATTTATAGGATTTACAATACTTGTGATCCAGACAGCTGGCTTTTACCTTAAACGGCATGTGGTATCTGATAAATCTATCTTCGGGATATCACATGAAGAATCAGAGTTTTATTTTGATTTTGAAACAGTAGAAGGAAATCTTAGAATCCATAAGCCACAGCAAAATCTTTATATTGACGGTGGTCCGGGATCTGGAAAATCGGAAAGCTGGATTAAGGGTATCATCTATCAATGTGCAGAGCGTAACTATGCCGGATTTGTATATGATTGGGAAGGAGATCCTACTAAACCGGGGTCGCCTATTTTGTCCCGGATCGCATACGGTAGTATAGAATATTTTAAAAGAAAGAATGTATCAACACCAGCCTTCGCTTTCATAAATTTTGTAGACATGTACCGGACGGTTCGTGTTAATGTACTTTCGGAAAAATATGTTCCTAAAGGAAGCGAATCCTTGTTTATTCGTAATATCGCTACTACCTTAATGAAAAACCTTGAAAGTTCATGGAAGGAAAAAACTGATTTCTGGGCGAACAATGCGATTAACTATGTATATTCAATTGCTTATAAATGTTACAAAGAACGAGCAAAGGGAATAGGAACTTTACCCCATGTAATCGCTTTTGCATTATCAGATAGTGATCTGGTCTTTAAATGGCTCTCTGAGGATGCGGAAATTGCGCTAAACATGTCTTCCATGTTAACCGCATGGCGTTTAGGCGCACAGCAGCAGACCGCTGGTGCGGTATCTTCTGCACAGACTCCGCTTGTTTTGCTTAACAATAAATACATCTTTTGGGTGCTATCACCACTTCCGGAAGAAGAATATTCACTGGATATAACTAATCCGGATCATCCTACACTGCTGTGTATAGGCAATGCTCCTTCAATTAAAGAAGCAGTATCTCCTCCTGTTAGTTGTATCGCTAGCGTTGTCATGTCGCAAATGAATAATCCCGGCAAACAAAAGAGCGTTTTTATGGTGGATGAATTTCCAACGGTAAATTTGCAGGGTATAGATGTATTTATAGGTACAGCACGTAAACACAATGTAGCTACAATCTTAGCCGTACAGGACTTTAATCAAGCAATCCGGGATTATGGAGAGAAAAGTGCAAATATCCTGCGATCTTCTTGTGGTAGCCAAGCCTATGGAATGACCGGTAACGAAAAGACGGCAAAGGATCTGGAAAATCTTTTGGGAGAAACGAAAGAAGCACAGGAATCGTTCTCACATCAGGAATCCGGTACTGGAAGCATGACCGAATCTCTGCAAAAAGAGAAAGTAGTAAAGGCTCGTGAAGTTGCCGGGCAGAGTGTAGGTCACTTCATCGGCAAGGTCGCTGGTGGTAAACCTCCTTATTTTAATACACAATTTAATATGTGTAAGTTTGTAGATAAGGATATTCCACCTTTTTCCAAACTTGTAAATTTGGGAGAAGGCAAAGGAGAATTAGAGTATGATATAATGGAAGAAATAGTAAATACAAATTATCGTTCAATCATCACAAAAGTAAATGCGATATTGGAAGATGTAAAGAATAAATCGGCAACGGATAATAAAGACAAAGAAAAAACTATGCCAAAAGACAATAATCATAAGGCATGGAAAGAATAAAAACTATATATTTGTGAAAACATAAAAATTACATATATGAAAAATTGGTTATTATTGGGAGTTTTAATATTGGGCTTAAGTTCATGTGGCTCCCCCGAATATGAAAAGGCAATTGCCGATTGGATTCAAACAGATGAAGACGGTACTTGGACTGATCTTAAGTTTGAATTGATAGAGTTGCTTGAAGAAAAAGATGTGACAGTTTCCGACAGTTTATTGTATTTGGAAAGTAAAGGTGCTCAACAGGTACAAATAATAGAAAGAGCGGAGAATCCCCGTGCTTTGATCAGAACTTCTTTCTCTGATTACGCCAAGGCTAAAGATAATTTAAAATGGATAGAGAAAAAGAAAATGGAGTATAAGGATAGAGATAGTACAGAGGTGTTAGCCAAACTATTGAAATGCAAGTATGCAATTGTTCCACCTAGTTTAAAGGCTAGGCAGGAAAAAACAGAAACATTTTTGCTCACTCCTGACATGATCAGCTGCTTGGGTAGAATAAAATATGGAAAGTAGTGATAATCTAATATTAAATTGTAGTATAATGAAAAAGAGTAGATTATTTTTCTTGTTGTGTACCTTCTTGATACTATTTTCTTGTAGTGGGTCGGATGATGATAAGTTTTCACTGAAAGATGAAGCATATACGTATAAGGTTGTATTTGAGGTCATTGGAACAGACTATATGGCTGAAGCGCATGTATTAAACACAGACAATGTTCCGTTATATGATGCGACTGATAATAAAAATTTGAAGCAGGCATCTATAAATGAGGAATTTGTAGGAAAGAAGGTGTATTATACTACGGACAAAGTACAAATGTTTTCCTCACAAGGAATTATACTTAGCAAATCTGGTGCAACCTTGACTATGACGGTATATGAGGACAATAAAGAGGTGTATAAAAATACGGTCTCTGTTCCTGATGGCAAAAACACAGTAAAGGATTTGCATTACTATAAAAATAATGTAGAATGATAAGCGATTTGCAAGCGGATATAACTTTGAAACCCAAATTAGGTTATTGGGTTTCAAAGTATTTTGTGATAATTGTTGTTGCGTCTCTACTCCCGTTCCCTGCTATTTATTGGAATTTAGAAATGCCAGTACATTATGCGCTGATGGGGCTGTTTTTAGTTGTTTGGATTATGTTATGTTACACATACATAGATACACTGTTTGCTACAAAATGGATTATTACCAAGGATGAACTGATCTTCAGACATGGTATAGTCTCAAGACGAGAGGATCATTTAGAATTATATAGAGTG contains the following coding sequences:
- a CDS encoding single stranded DNA-binding domain-containing protein, encoding MFIGHVTGYLGSDAKKTQKGCSFNVSTKYKEGNEEKTLWICCFLNYETKVAEFLKTGTMVHVYGEITVGIFKRDTGDTVPSVTMSVDKVQLLSSKNKE
- a CDS encoding type IV secretory system conjugative DNA transfer family protein, whose translation is MEPAKKELSFVFILLSVIIGGVIIFQWVLVNDLCSPSPAILLQLGKLLRKAIMFRFLYVILLTGLAFLFPVQKRKDESLKYAYTTTTLVLAIALILGFSNVLSWYNLLVFPIVFIGFTILVIQTAGFYLKRHVVSDKSIFGISHEESEFYFDFETVEGNLRIHKPQQNLYIDGGPGSGKSESWIKGIIYQCAERNYAGFVYDWEGDPTKPGSPILSRIAYGSIEYFKRKNVSTPAFAFINFVDMYRTVRVNVLSEKYVPKGSESLFIRNIATTLMKNLESSWKEKTDFWANNAINYVYSIAYKCYKERAKGIGTLPHVIAFALSDSDLVFKWLSEDAEIALNMSSMLTAWRLGAQQQTAGAVSSAQTPLVLLNNKYIFWVLSPLPEEEYSLDITNPDHPTLLCIGNAPSIKEAVSPPVSCIASVVMSQMNNPGKQKSVFMVDEFPTVNLQGIDVFIGTARKHNVATILAVQDFNQAIRDYGEKSANILRSSCGSQAYGMTGNEKTAKDLENLLGETKEAQESFSHQESGTGSMTESLQKEKVVKAREVAGQSVGHFIGKVAGGKPPYFNTQFNMCKFVDKDIPPFSKLVNLGEGKGELEYDIMEEIVNTNYRSIITKVNAILEDVKNKSATDNKDKEKTMPKDNNHKAWKE
- a CDS encoding PH domain-containing protein, producing the protein MISDLQADITLKPKLGYWVSKYFVIIVVASLLPFPAIYWNLEMPVHYALMGLFLVVWIMLCYTYIDTLFATKWIITKDELIFRHGIVSRREDHLELYRVIDYSEKQSFLQLIFHNKTVKVISGDASDPVLYMYGIDQKTPIIGPLRDRVKIARKESGIFEVTNRS